The Bacteroidota bacterium genome contains the following window.
TTACAACAATTTGCGATGGTCACGCCTCCTTTCTTGATATCCAAAATCAAAATCTGGCCATCTTTCTGAAATTTCATTTCAGTAGGTGAATGCCATGAAAAATTTGGAATAGCGCGAAGGGAATCAAAACCTGCCTTGTAGAAAAATTTGTTAAAACCATCGATATTTAGAAGCATTTTATCAGCACCTTTGGCTTTGATACTGCCCTTATAAATCGCATCCAAACTTTTGTCCTTAACAGTTATTGTTTTCACATAAGTATAGGCATCTTCTCCTGTCACCCATTGCAATTGTCTCATTTCCTTATACTGACGTGCATATTCAGGATAAAGCAGATAACTTGTTCGCGAATTAACAACATCTAATGTTAGTTCCTTTTTTTGAGCAAATGAGGAAATTGAAATGAGGAAAAATAAACCTATTGTCAGGCTAAGTTTTAAATGTTTCATTATTAATTGTTTTTCTTGTTGATTTTGATATTCAAAGATAATGTTTTGATAAATCTTTCGTGTTCAGAAATTATAGTTACAGATAATAGATAGTATTAGCGATAACATGATTTTAGTATGCTTAAAACCTCGCTTAATCCTAGTGATTTATATTTGCCAATAGGTCCATTTTTGACAATATCCACTGCCATTTCATGAAATCTATCTTCTGTTATCCTTATTCCTAAATCGTATAAATTTGATGGAATATTCAATGAAATGAAAAATTCTTTCAAAGCCTGAATGCCAGCATTAGCCATCTCCATTTGGTCATTTCCTTCGCTGATATGGAATACGTTGGTAGCAAACGAATGGAATTTTTCCAGCGATGATTTATCCAAAACCTCAGCCATCCAGTGTGGAGTTAAAATAGCCAGCCCAATTCCGTGTGTCAGATCTGAGATAGCACTTATTTTATGTTCCATCACATGCGTAGCCCAATCGCCCTCTTTTCCGTATTGCAGCAATCCATTTAATGCCAAACTGCTTGCCCACATCAAATTCGCACGTGCCTCATAGTTATCAGGTTCCTTCATTGCTATTGGTCCATACTGAATACATGTTTTCAAAATAGCTTCCGTCATTCGGTCTTGCACAAAAGTTCCATCAACCTTACTAAAATATTGCTCCAAACAATGACTCATAATATCAGCTGTACCTGCAGCTGTTTGAACTGCAGAAACACTGTAGGTATAGGTCGGATCGAGAATAGAAAACCGTGGTTTTAATGTCGGATGAGCAAATGGAAGTTTCTCTTCAGTTGCTTCATTAGAAATTACTGTATTAGCATTCATTTCGGAACCAGTAGCAGAAAGTGTTAGAATAGAGCCAATAGCAATGACATTATTCACTTTTGCTCCTTTCACAAAAAAGTCCCAGGCATCTCCTGCATAGTTTACTCCTGCAGCAATAGCTTTTGCACAATCTATTACACTTCCACCTCCTACAGCTAAAATAAATTCGACTTCATTTTCTCTACAAAGTTTTACTCCTTCTCTGACACTTTCTATGCTTGGATTGGGCTTAATTCCACATAATTCAACAAACTCAATTTTATTGGATTTTAATTGGGAGACTACGTCATCATAAATTCCATTTTTTTTGATACTTCCTCCTCCATAGGCTAACAATATTTTCTTACCGTATTTGAGGATTTCTTTTCCAAGGACCTCTATTCTTCCTTGACCAAAATATATTTTAGTTGGGATATTAAAATCAAAATTCAACATGCTTATTCTCGTTTAAAGTGCTTTAAAAATCAATAATGAATCTACAAAAAATATATATTATAATCCTGTTGTTTGAATCTTGTAAACCGGAACTTTCAACACATCACACACATCTTCCGACTTTGTCGTTCATTTTCTCATTTTTGCAACTCGAAAAAACAAGACTATAACAAAGCCATTTGAAGCCATAAAATATCACAAACAATCAATTTTCAGCGGAAATACTTTTGAAGATGAAGGCTGAATGCTGGAAGAGCCCTATGAAGACCAACCCAGTCTGATCAGCGTCATTTAAAATAAAAACTGTTTGCTACAATTAGGATTTCTTAGTTAAGTCGGATACACGCAAATACCAAGAAATTGGTACGCAAACTGCACATCGCGATAACTATCAGGATAAGTAAGTGAATTATTGTATACCGATCTTACTGAACGTTAATGAGCACAAACGCAAAATTGAAAGTCTCGTGAAATGTAAATAAAAAAAACTAAGTTAGTCAGCTGCAAGATGTCCGAGGCCTATTTCGTTTAACCATTTTGAATTAAAGATTTTACTCAGATATTTAAAACCACTATCAGGTATAATAGTTACAATTTTAGCAGGAGCTTCCATTCTTTTTGCAACTTCTAAAGCAGCCCAAACATTACCTCCGGCTGAACCACCAACCATCAGGCCCTCCTCGCGGGCAAGACGTTGTACCATACTTATAGCATTTTCATCATTAAATGAGATCGCTTCATCCACTATGTCAAAATTCATTGCGTCAACAAGTACAGCCTTGCCGGCTCCCTCTACATAAAAAGGCTTTTTGTATGACAAATAATCTTCTTTACCATCAAAATAAGGTTTATAAACAGATCCTTCCGGATCTGCAAGAACAACTTTTATATTTGTGTCATTTTCTTTTAATCGTTTAGCAATCCCGGATATTGCTCCACCGGTTGATGCTGTAGCAATAAATGCATCGATCTTCCCGTTCATGTCATCCCAGATCTCCTTGCCGGTTGTCATATAATGAGCTTCAGGATTTAACTGGCTGTTATATTGGTCAATATGATAAAAATTAGCATCTTCTTTTGCTTTATTGGCAGCAGCACCTTCATATGATTCAGGAGCAGGTATAACAATAACTTCAGCACCATATGATCGAATTATTGCAACCTTTTCATCACTACATTTATCAGGAACAAAAAGAATTGATTTTAATCCCATGCTAGAAGCAATCATAGAAACAGAAGCTCCTGTATTACCTGAACTTCCCTCAACAAGGGTTGTATTATTATTAATTTTACCTGTTTCAATACCTTTTTGAATCATATATGCAATAATTCTGTCTTTATAACTTCCTGTAGGATTCATAAACTCGAGTTTTGCATATATCTCTACACCAGGTTTGGGATCAAGTGTTTTTAAATGCACCATTGGTGTGTTTCCGATCAGATTCAATACTTCTATTTTTGACATAACAATTCCTTATCCTTCCTTATTTTTTTAATATTTTATTGTGGCGCAAAAATAGAAAAAATATGATCATTCAATTTCTTTTTTTTGGTTCTGGAGGTTCCTATTAAAATAGTAATCATATCAACGAATTGTTTCTGAAAGCGGAAGCGATTATTATGATGCCATTCATTTATCGAATCTAGCTGTTAAGCTTGATCATTTTATAGCAGCAGGTGGAGCTAAAAACGTAGCACGTGGAAATGGAATGTTTCTCCTCATACAATAGTTCGAGCATTTGCCCAGACTTGTTGCCAAAGAAATAGTTAAAACAAAAGACAATGACTTGTCACAAGCAAATGCTAGCGCTATTCAAGGTTTCCAAAACTGATCATGAATCAAACAATAGTTCGAGCATTTGCTCGGACTTGCTGCCAAAGAAATAGTTAAAACAAAAAACGATGACTTGTCACAAGCAAATGCTCGCGACATTAAAGATCATAAACTCATCTACCTCAAACCTTCAGCTATTTTTAAAACTGATCCTGAATTTAAGGATGTGAAGAATAAGTTAAGAGAGTTATTTTAGGAATAACCTTAGCATCATTCTTCGTTTGATATTAGTATCTATTCCGATAATAATGGTTCATCTTTTACAATTGACTCAATAAAAATCGGTTTTGGTTTTGCTCCACCTCTATAGATAAGATTAAGTGGAAAAATATCCTGTAAAATCAGTACAGAGTCTTTTGGTAGCTCACATAAAGATTGTCCATATTTCAAAAGACTTTGTTCTTGAGCGACATCAAGATAAGCACTAACAATAATATTTAAGACCGTTCGAACACTATTTAAACTTGAATCTACTTCCCACCTAAAACTAATATTTGCCTTATTCGGTGCATCAGCCAAACTAGCTTGTCTCCCATAATTCAATACATTCCTTTTTATAAATGAACCTA
Protein-coding sequences here:
- a CDS encoding iron-containing alcohol dehydrogenase produces the protein MLNFDFNIPTKIYFGQGRIEVLGKEILKYGKKILLAYGGGSIKKNGIYDDVVSQLKSNKIEFVELCGIKPNPSIESVREGVKLCRENEVEFILAVGGGSVIDCAKAIAAGVNYAGDAWDFFVKGAKVNNVIAIGSILTLSATGSEMNANTVISNEATEEKLPFAHPTLKPRFSILDPTYTYSVSAVQTAAGTADIMSHCLEQYFSKVDGTFVQDRMTEAILKTCIQYGPIAMKEPDNYEARANLMWASSLALNGLLQYGKEGDWATHVMEHKISAISDLTHGIGLAILTPHWMAEVLDKSSLEKFHSFATNVFHISEGNDQMEMANAGIQALKEFFISLNIPSNLYDLGIRITEDRFHEMAVDIVKNGPIGKYKSLGLSEVLSILKSCYR
- a CDS encoding cysteine synthase family protein yields the protein MSKIEVLNLIGNTPMVHLKTLDPKPGVEIYAKLEFMNPTGSYKDRIIAYMIQKGIETGKINNNTTLVEGSSGNTGASVSMIASSMGLKSILFVPDKCSDEKVAIIRSYGAEVIVIPAPESYEGAAANKAKEDANFYHIDQYNSQLNPEAHYMTTGKEIWDDMNGKIDAFIATASTGGAISGIAKRLKENDTNIKVVLADPEGSVYKPYFDGKEDYLSYKKPFYVEGAGKAVLVDAMNFDIVDEAISFNDENAISMVQRLAREEGLMVGGSAGGNVWAALEVAKRMEAPAKIVTIIPDSGFKYLSKIFNSKWLNEIGLGHLAAD